From the Mastacembelus armatus chromosome 14, fMasArm1.2, whole genome shotgun sequence genome, one window contains:
- the rbmx2 gene encoding RNA-binding motif protein, X-linked 2, with protein sequence MNPLTKVKLINELNEREADLGVNESVSWHSEYKDSAWIFVGGLPYELTEGDIICVFSQYGEVVNINLVRDKKTGKSKGFCFICYEDQRSTILAVDNFNSIKIKGRTIRVDHVKDYRPPKDSEDIDEVTKHLREEGCAPKAPESSSSSPEEDEQYSVPVKKPKKDKKEKKKKKKEKKEKKKTEKERGNREHSSSSPPPPPAIRVKEEKEDGAYDKYNQRGAPAGGQQNGQRAREDERLQGEGGGRRRNQESDRNREEDERRETDQDRDDRRRETERDRDDRRRELDRDNDRRRETERDRDNDRRRETERDDRRRDTERDRDNDRRRETGRERDERPRETDRDKDERRRETDRDRDIKRKREMDRDNSRRREADRDNDRRR encoded by the exons ATGAA TCCGCTAACCAAGGTGAAGCTGATCAATGAGCTGAATGAGCGTGAGGCCGACCTCGGGGTCAACGAGTCTGTTTCCTGGCACAGCGAGTACAAAGACAGTGCCTGGATATTTGTTG GGGGACTTCCATACGAGCTGACTGAGGGGGACATTATTTGCGTCTTCTCTCA GTATGGAGAGGTGGTCAACATCAACCTGGTGCGCGACAAGAAGACCGGCAAGTCCAAAGGTTTCTGTTTCATCTGTTACGAGGACCAGAGGAGCACCATCCTGGCTGTGGACAACTTCAACAGCATCAAG ATTAAAGGTCGGACCATTCGTGTGGATCACGTTAAGGACTATCGTCCTCCAAAAGACTCCGAGGACATCGACGAGGTCACCAAACATCTGAGGGAGGAGGGCTGTGCTCCCAAAGCCCCTgagtcctcctcctcttccccagAGGAAGACGAGCAGTACAGCGTACCAGTGAAGAAACCCAAAAAAG acaagaaagagaaaaagaaaaagaagaaagaaaagaaggagaagaagaagacggaGAAGGAAAGGGGGAACCGGGAgcactcctcttcctcacctcctccccctcctgcCATCAGAGtcaaagaggagaaggaggacgGTGCATATGATAAATACAACCAGAGGGGGGCGCCAGCAGGAGGACAGCAGAATGGACAGAGAGCGAGGGAGGACGAGAGACTacagggggagggaggggggaggaggagaaaccaagagagtgacagaaacagagaggaagacGAGAGAAGAGAGACTGACCAGGACAGAGACGAtagaagaagagagacagaaagagacagagacgaTAGAAGAAGAGAATTAGACAGAGACAACGAtagaagaagagagacagaaagagacagagacaacgatagaagaagagagacagagagagacgaTAGAAgaagagacacagaaagagacagagacaacgatagaagaagagagacaggtagggagagagatgaaagaccaagagagacagacagagataaagacgaaagaagaagagaaactgaCCGGGACAgagacattaaaagaaaaagagagatggacagagacaacagcagaagaagagaggcAGATCGAGACAACGACAGACGAAGGTAG
- the ap4m1 gene encoding AP-4 complex subunit mu-1 — MISQVFILSSKGDHLIYKDFRGEAGSDVVGIFYEKVTALTGDQPPVVMTHRDLHFVHIRQGGLYWVATTTADASPFTVIEFLNRLTALVKDYCGSLSEKSVQMNFALIYELLDEVVDYGYIQTTSSDILKNFIQTEAVSSRPFSLFDLSNVGLFGAETQQSKVAPSSAATRPIQSSREQGGKSEIFVDVIERMSVVIGSNGVLMKADVEGEIRVKCYMPSCSEMRIGLNEELSIGKSQLRGYGAAVRVNECSFHQAVRLDEFDSHRILRLCPSQGEQTMMQYQLSDDLPSAPPFRLFPTIERDGGGRLLMYMKLRCDLTPKSTAINVCATVPVPKGSVSLSQELSSPDQSAELKPQSRAVVWQIPRFPGGTQLSALFKLEVPGLSSASMLEVGPVCLSFELPKFTATGLQIRFLRLSPVQPGPSQRWVRYMTHSDSYIIRI; from the exons ATGATCTCTCAGGTCTTCATCTTGTCCTCAAAGGGGGACCATCTCATCTACAAAGACT TCCGTGGAGAAGCAGGAAGTGACGTTGTTGGTATTTTCTATGAGAAGGTCACGGCGCTGACTGGAGACCAGCCTCCGGTTGTCATG ACCCACAGAGATCTTCACTTCGTCCACATCAGGCAGGGAGGACTGTACTGGGTGGCCACGACCACGGCAGACGCTTCGCCCTTCACCGTCATCGAGTTCCTGAACAG GTTAACAGCCCTGGTTAAAGACTACTGTGGCAGCCTGTCAGAGAAGTCAGTTCAGATGAACTTTGCTCTGATCTACGAGCTGCTGGACGAAGTCGTG GACTACGGTTACATCCAGACGACGTCCTCCGACATCCTGAAGAACTTCATCCAGACTGAAGCCGTTTCCTCCAGACCCTTTAGCCTGTTTGACCTCAGCAACGTCGGCTTG tttgGAGCTGAGACACAGCAAAGTAAAGTGGCCCCGAGCTCTGCAGCCACCAGACCCATCCAGTccagcagggagcag gGAGGGAAGAGCGAGATATTTGTGGACGTGATCGAGAGGATGTCTGTGGTTATCGGCTCCAAC gGAGTTCTGATGAAGGCGGACGTCGAGGGAGAGATCAGAGTCAAGTGCTACATGCCGAGCTGCTCAG AGATGAGGATCGGTCTGAACGAGGAGCTCAGCATCGGCAAGTCACAGCTCCGAG GTTACGGCGCCGCTGTTCGCGTCAACGAGTGCAGCTTCCACCAGGCGGTCCGACTGGACGAGTTCGACAGCCACCGGATCCTCCGACTGTGCCCGAGCCAGGGAGAG CAAACCATGATGCAGTACCAGCTCAGCGATGATCTGCCTTCAGCTCCTCCTTTCCGGCTCTTCCCCACCATCGAGAGAGACGGCGGAGGAAG gctgCTGATGTACATGAAGCTTCGCTGTGATCTGACACCAAAGAG cactgccatcaACGTCTGTGCCACCGTCCCTGTTCCCAAAGGCTCAGTGAG TCTGTCACAGGAGCTCAGCAGTCCGGATCAGAGCGCTGAGCTGAAGCCGCAGAGCAGAGCCGTCGTCTGGCAAATCCCACGATTCCCTGGAGGAACGCAGCTCTCCGCACTGTTCAAG CTGGAGGTCCCAGGTCTCAGCTCCGCCTCCATGTTGGAGGTCGGTCCAGTCTGTCTGAGCTTTGAGCTGCCCAAGTTCACTGCCACGGGACTGCAGATCCGCTTCCTGCGCCTGTCTCCGGTCCAGCCGGGCCCGTCGCAGCGCTGGGTCCGATACATGACCCACTCAGACTCCTACATTATACGGATTTAA